The DNA segment AGAGACATCTGGGTGCTGATCTGCGGAGTGGTTACCCCACACGGTCATCTTCTTGATGTCGGAGACCTTTGCGCCGGTCTTCTCTGCAAGCTGGGAGATTGCACGGTTGTGATCTAGGCGCATCATAGCGGTGAAGCGCTCGTTTGGTACATCTGGTGCGTTGTGAGCAGCGATGAGTGCGTTGGTGTTGGCTGGGTTTCCAACGACGAGGATGCGAACATCGTCAGCTGCGTGGTCGTTGATTGCCTTACCCTGTGGACCGAAGATACCACCGTTTGCAGCAAGGAGGTCAGCGCGCTCCATACCCTTGGTACGTGGACGTGCACCAACGAGGAGACCGACGTTGGTACCTTCGAAAGCCTTGTTGGCATCGTCGAAGATGTTCACGGACTCGAGCAATGGGAATGCGGAATCGTTCAATTCCATTGCGGTTCCTTCTGCCGCCTTGAGGCCCTGTGGAATCTCGAGGAGGTTCAAGCGAACTGGAACGTTAGGTCCAAGTAGTGCACCTGATGCAATACGGAACAGTAGTGCATATCCGATATTTCCTGCAGCGCCAGTAACGGTGACGGTAACCGGAGTACGAAGCTCAGCCATGTAGTCAACTCCTATATTCTGAGGCGCTGTCCCTTTTCCCGGAACATGACGCCAGGTTGTCATTGAGCGAGATGAATTCTCACACCATCTCTAAGGGTACCTTGCCAGCGGGTTACTCTGGGTGGCATTTAGTCCCGCCTGTGTAAATATTGTTTGCATTTTCCTGCTGTGCCAACGATTTTCACTTTTTTATTACGAGTGTCTTTCTTAAGCGATAGCATGGATTTAGTAAACGCTTCTCGGTTTAGCGTTGTGTACTAAATCTAAGGAGTAATCATGGACTCGTGGACGACATTGTTTCTCAATATCGGGCTGATTATTATTGGTTCGGCTCTTGCCTACGCTATTTGCGCATTTCCTCGCGTGGCCGATCAGCTTGAGACGCGGGAGAGTTCTTGTTTCCCGAGTGACACGATTCCGTTGCCAAAGCTTTCCACTACTTTCCTTGAGGTCCTTCAACGCCGTGAACAAAACGTGCGGGCTAAACTGAAAATCGCTTTTGTGATTATTTGCGCGGCACAGTTAGCGTTCCTTGCTATTGCAACATCATTTTTACCTGTTTCATCATCAGTTTTAGCGATGACATTTTTTGTCAGCTTGATAGCAGGTGTTCTCATCCAGTCATATCTACGTATCCGTATAGGTTTTCAGCCTGCTACCGTTCCGGTATCGAATGACGATTCTTTCAGCGTCGAGGAATCCAACTTGCGGCGCGACGTGTTCACCGGAGTTTAACTGATTACGTTCCCTTGCGGGCACTGATCTGCTATATCGGTTTGCCACTCGTTATACAAGTGCTATGGGCGACGACGATGTTTCTTGCGTTGCCTTCGCAGACGGTCTGGTTCGCGATCCTACTACTGGCAAATATGCATACTAATTTCGCAATCACTACCGCTAAGCGTTATGCTCGCCGTCCGCTCGTCTCGGCTACTCTCACCGATGCGCATTGGGAAGATGATGAGCGCGCTACCTTGTTGAACATGTTGATCTTCACGGCTGGCGTTGCTCCGATTCTGGTGCCGATGGCGGCGGTCAGCATGTATTCGTCAGAGACCCCATTGTTGTTCATTCTTGCTACCTGTGTAACAGTGCTGGCCACGGGAGTGCTGACCTATTGGGGTTCGCGACATTATGCCCGGCGCCTGTGGGCTCGGGGGCCAGTAGATACTGCGGCGAGCAAGTAATAAATGCGGCGGGCAAGTAAAGACCACTGCGAAAAAGGACAGATACCCAAAGAGCGGGCCAGCACAATGCTGGCCCGCTCTGACGATCGCTTACTTCGTGCGGTGTGCGCGGTAGTATTCGATCAATGCTCGGGTGGACTGGTCTTCGTTTGCTAGCGCAGCCTTGTCGCCGCTGACAGCGTTGGTCAGCGCCTTGGCCATCTGCTTGCCGAGTTCTACGCCCCACTGGTCGAAGGAGTCGATGCCCCACACGATGCCTTGAACGAAGGTGATGTGTTCATAAAGGGCGATAAGCTGGCCGAGAACTGATGGGTTAAGCTCTGGTGCCATGATCGACGCGGTTGGCTTGTTGCCTTCGAAGACGCGTGCGGACACGATGTCTTCTGGTGTTCCTTCAGCGCGTACTTCGTCAGCGGTCTTGCCGAATGCGAGCGCCTTGGTTTGTCCGAAGAAGTTTCCGAGGAAGAGCTCGTGCTGATCGGCGTCCCCATCCTTAAATGCGTAGGTTGGGTTTGCGAAGGCAATGAAATCAGCTGGAATGAGCTGGGTTCCTTGGTGGATCAGCTGGTAGAAGGCGTGCTGACCGTTGGTTCCTGGTTCGCCCCAGAAGACTTCACCGGTCTTGGAGGTGACTGGGGTGCCATCCCAGCGCACGCGCTTACCGTTGGATTCCATGGTGAGCTGTTGCAAGTAGGCTGGGAAGCGGTGCAAGAACTGTGAGTATGGCAAAACAGCGTGGGTGGCTGCGTCCATGAAGTTGACGTAGAAGACGTTGAGCATACCCATAAGCACTGGCACGTTGCGGGATGCTGGAGTGTTGCGGAAGTGCTCATCCATCTTGTGGAATCCGGCGAGGAACTGTTCGAAGTTCTCTGGCCCGATAGCAATGGCTAGGGAGGTACCGACTGCGGAGTCTACCGAGTAGCGGCCACCTACCCAATCCCAGAAACCAAATGCGTTGTTCGGATCGATGCCGAATTCAGCAACCTTATCGAGTGCGGTGGAGACGGCAACGAAGTGCTTTGCTACAGCACCGTCGGTTGGTGCCCCTTGTTCTTCGAGAGTGCGTAGTAACCATGCACGGGCGATGCGAGCATTCGTCAGCGTTTCGAGAGTGGTGAACGTCTTGGATGCCACGATGAACAGGGTGGTTTCTGGATCCAAACCGGAGAGCTTCTCGCCCGCATCGGTTGGGTCAATATTGGAAATAAACCGGCATTCAATGTTTTCTGCCTTGTATGGCTTGAGTGCTTCGTATGCCATGACTGGGCCAAGATCAGAGCCGCCGATACCAATGTTGACAACTGTTTCGATTGACTTGCCGGTAATGCCCTTCCATTCGCCCGAGCGAACCTTGTTTGCGAAAGCGTAGACGCGTTCGAGGACTTCATGTACGTCGACGACGACGTCACGACCATCAACGATAAGTGAGTCTGACTGTGGCCGGCGTAGCGCACTGTGGAGAACGGAACGGTTTTCGGTGATGTTGATGCGTTCGCCGTCGAACATGGCATCGCGACGCTCATCGAGATTGACTTCCGCGGCTAGCTCTTCGAGAGCTTTCTTGAGCTCATCGGTGAGTACCGACTTGGACAGGTCGACGAAGAGGTCGCCAGCACTGAAGCTGAATTTTTCGGTGCGCTCGGGATCTTGGGCAAACCAGGATCGGAAATCAACGTGAAGTGTGTTCTTCAGGTCCGCGAGTTTACCCCACGCGGTGGTTTGGGTTGCGTCTACAGGGGTAGGCATGAGTTTCCTCCAATATGATTGCCATGACGTTCATGATGAGCCGATATCGGTACCGGCTGTAGCAATCTTTTAGTTTAGCTTTTCTATCTGATTTTATACACTTCCGTCACTGTTGTGACTGGTTTTTCATTTGTATTTCGGGGCCGCCCACTAGATAGGTGTAGGACTGCCCGCGTCCGCCGTCGGTGATCGCACGATATTCGAGTAAGGTGCCGTCTTCGATTCCACTCAGATCATGATAGACCCGCGGATCGGGGCCGGCGATAGAACCCAGTGGGAACCATTTTCCACTGCCCACTACCCGATAGAAGAAGGCGGTATTGGCATAACGGTGATCTTGAGTGTCGGCGGTCAGTTCAAGGAAGGAATCGCCGATTTTCTTGCCTGTTAACGCCGTTGTGCCGCTACCTCGTTCGAGCTTTTCACCGGCTCGGAAGACTGTGACGCTACGTGCAGGAACATCGACGCTGAGATCAGTGACACCATTGGTCGTGGTTGCTTGTGGCTTGGAGCTAGCCGAGCCATCTATCACTTTGCCATCTGTCACATTCATGATTGCCGACCAGTTTTGGGTACTAGCCAGTACCGGAATCGTGGCGCGCGTGTTTTGTTCACCAGAATTGGCGACGACGACGTATTCGATGTTCTCTTCAGGATCGACTCGCGAGAACGCGTAGGTCGTTCCTTCGTTGAACAATTCGATCTGGGAACCATTGGACAGACCTGGATATTTTTTACGTAGTCTCGCTAATTCAGCGATCGCTTGATAGAGCACAGTATCGCGAGACATGTGTGCTCCGGCACCAAATGTACTTCCATCAGCTAAGGCCTGCTGCTGATAGCTTGGCACCTGTGTGGCAAACAGTGGTTGATGCGCGGTGCTACCTGTTAGACCAACTAAACCTTGCTCATCACCGTAATAAATAACAGGTTGCCCACGCATGGTAAACATCAGCGCGTGCGCAAAAATCGATCCGGAAACTTTATCGCCCGATAGTTCGCTTACGATACGAGCCATGTCTGGATTTCCTAAATACGTCGGCAAATCGAGAACAGTTGTTTTATCTGACGCATAACGTGGATCTTGATAGAACAAATCCGCTAAGCCTTGAGCTGACCCGCCGTTGACGTAGTCAATAACAGCTTTGTGGAATCCGGAATCGAGCACAGCATCCATATCAGTGGTGTGTACGTAACTTGACAAGATACCAACATCTGGGTCAGTTACTTCCCCAAACATAAAGAAGTCATCGCCTGCTTTACGTTTGATGGCCTGAGTCCAGTGCGTCCAGAACTCTTGATTGACTCGAGTCACGTCCGATATCCCGAAACCATCGATCCCGGTTTCTAGAAGGTTCTGGTAAATCTCTTCCATACCGCGAACCACTTCCGGATTTTCCGTCATGAGATCGTCGAGGCCACCAATATCGCCGAGCGTCAACGATGGCCCAACCAGGGTTGAATCGCCACGATTGTGGTAGAGCGACGTATCGTTGAGCCACGCCGGGACCTTCTTGAGGTTCCCAGCCTGTGGCGTATACGGAAACGACGACGGGTCAATCTCCGGGAACTCTTCTTTGCCAGCAACTTTCCCCAGATTCACACGGTTACCGTCTAAGTCGCGATACGGTTTGTCCGCCAATGGAACAAACGGAGTGTCTTTTTCGGCATAGGAAATAACATCTGCTGTATTGTTCGCAACGACGTCAATATAGACTTTCATACCGCGTTCATGGGCTTGGTCAACGAGCTCTTGAAAATCGTCCTTCGTGCCCAAATGTGGATCAATGTCAGTGAAATCAGTAATCCAGCGGCCAAGATAAGCTCCAGATTCGCTACCCGATTCCCCTTGAACCGGCTTGTTTTTCAACGGTGAACTAATCCATAGCGCTGTGGTCCCTAAACCTTTGATGTAATCGAGTTGCTCGATCAACCCGGGAATATCGCCACCGAGATAAAAATTCTCGTTCGTCGGATCAAACCCCGATTCTTGTGCAGTCGCGCCGTATCCACCGGTATCGTTTTTCTCGTCTCCATTAGCGAACCGATCCGTGAGCACATAATAAAATTGTTCGTTTCCATCTTCAGAACGATAAATGCCATCACGCGATGCATCCGATCCACGAACTGCTGCGTCTACCCCCAAATCGGCGGGCAACACGGCACTACCGTCGACTTTTAGATCTGCTCGACCTGGTAGCTTGAGCGGATAGTGGGATCCGTTGATCATAATGGTGTGCGAGCCAGGATCAAAATGTGCATAACCTGCCGGCTGACCATTCGAACAGCCCACTAAGCCACCCAAAATCAGCAAAATACTAACGCTACTGGCAACCGTCATATGGCGACGACGTCGAAACACCTGAACCTCCACCCCTCTGTTCTCTTATTCTACTTGCAGGCACCGACGAAAAACTGGGTACGAGAAAAATTCCTCAAGATTCTTGCCCCAAGTGTGGCAAAATGAGAGAAGCAGAACATACGTATCCTGCGCTAAGGAGAAAAACATGCTGGACATGTCCAAGCCACTGAGTGAAGCCGAGCGTGCTGAACGACCAAAAATTGGCATCCTCACATCGGGTGGCGATGCTCAAGGTATGAACGCCGTCGTTCGTGCCGTTGTTCGAACTGCGCTACACGCCGGAGCAATCCCGTTTGCCCTCCACGAAGGCTGGAAAGGCGCGATTGAAGGTGGCGACCTCATCCAAGAACTGTCCTGGTCGTCAGTATCAAATATTTTGTCAAAGGGCGGCACAGCTATCGGCACTGCACGGTCCGCCGAATTCCGGGAACGTTCCGGCCTGAAAAAAGTCGTCCACAACCTCGTCGAACGCGGAATCGACCGCCTCGTCGCCGTCGGTGGTGACGGTACGTTAACCGGTGCAGACGAACTGCGCGAAATGTGGCCAGAACTCCTTGAAGAGCTCGTTGCTGAAGGAACTGTCAGCCCGGAAGCAGGCGAACGCCATAAGCACTTGCGTATCGCCGGCGTCGTCGGATCGATCGATAACGATCTTGTGGGCTCGGATATGACCATCGGAACTGACTCCGCCCTCCATCGCATCATTGAAGCTATCGACGCTATTGCGGCAACCGCAGCCTCACATCAACGCACCTTCATCATTGAAGTCATGGGACGTGCATGTGGCTATCTCGCACTGATGTCAGCTATTGCTGGTGGCTGCGACTACGTTTTCATTCCAGAACTGCCACCAGCAGAAGGCTGGGAAGAAGAAATGACGAATAAGCTCCGCACCGGCCGTGAGCGTGGGCGCCGCGATTCGTTGATTATCTTGGCTGAAGGCGCGCTCGATCGCAATGGAAACCCCATCACCGCAACGCAGGTTGCTGATGTGATTAGCGAGCGTTTAGGCGAAGACGCACGTATCACCTCCCTCGGTCACGTCCAACGCGGCGGTCAACCAACCGCCTATGATCGGTGGATGCCCACCCTGCTCGGCTACACCGCAGCTCTGGACATGGTCAATGCCGGCCCGGAAACTGAACCAACAATTATTGGCACCCAACGCAACCGAATCGTGCGCATGCCAATGATGGAAGCCGTTGCCAATACGCGTAAGGTCAAAGCTTACCTGAAGGAAGGTAACTGGGAGGCCGCCATCGATTCTCGTGGTGCTGGTTTCCGCGAAATGATCAATATTTTTGAGTCTATTTCTTCACCGACTACAAAAACAGACAAGCGTTTTGATAAGTCGCCACGGGTTGGCATCATTCACGCCGGTGGCCTCGCCCCTGGAATGAATCCGGCAGCGCGTGCGGCCGTGAAACTGGGTATTGATCGGGGCTACACCATGATCGGTATCGAAGGCGGTTTCCCTGGTTTGCTCGACGGCAAGACCCGCACCCTTGAATGGGGCGACGTCGAAGGCTGGGCCGAAGACGGCGGTGCAGAGCTTGGCACCCGGCGGACCATCCCCAACGTCGATCAGTATTATGCACTCTCGCGCTCCATCGAAAACGCCGAACTTGATGCGTTAATCGTCATTGGCGGTTTCAAGGGATACAAGATGGCATACGATATGGCACATGCCAAGGACCGCTACCCTGGTTTCAATATTCCGATCGTGTGTGTTCCAGCCTCAATCGACAACAATCTGCCTGGTTCGGAACACTCGATTGGGGCAGATACTGCGTTAAATACCAACGTGGAAATGCTGGACAAGATCCGCACGTCGGCGTCGGCTTCACAACGTTGTTTTGTGACCGAAACAATGGGTCGTAATACGGGATATCTCGCGTTGTTCTCTGCGCTATCTTCCGGTGCCGAGCAGGTTTATCTGGCCGAAACTGGTATTACGTTGCCACAGTTGGCGCAAGATACCCAGCGCATGGTCAACGCTTTCGAACAGGGCCGTCACCTGTATTTGGTGGTGCGTAATGAAGATGCTTCGGAATACTACACGACTGATTTCTTGAGCCGTATTTTTGAAGAAGAAGGTCATAATCTGTTCGACGTGCGCACCTCAGTGATCGGTCATGCCCAACAGGGCGGCAATCCGTCCCCGTTTGATCGAACATTGGCGGCGCGTATTGTTAACACAGCGATCAATATTCTCGACGACGAACTCCATACGGATTCAAAGACTACGCGTTCGTTCCATGTCGGTATGGTCAACGGCGTTTTAGAAGCTATGCCGTTAACACATATCGACGATTTGATGGATATGGATGCACGTACACAAAACGATCCGTGGTGGTTGCCGTTGAAGCACGTGGTGTACGTGGTTTCTGACCCGACTTACACCGGTTCCTTAGAAGATCTCTCGATCGTCCAGTAACACCAACAGCTATGGCCCGGAAAGCGAGTTGCGTTCCGGGCCACAGCTATATCGACAGATGTTTAGACGACGGCGAGAGTATCTCCCCAGTTCGCAAAATAAGACAAGATCAGTGCTAAGCCTAGTAGCGTAACGACGTCGAACCAGCGCGAACGTACTTGCGGAACCATGCCGGCAGGCAAAACCAGCCGAGCAAGAGCTAAAACTCCGAGGCTTGCCGCGAAGGTGTACATTGCCGGCTGAACTCCCCAGGTGAAGGACAACACGATGACGACGCCGATCCAGCCGACGAGGAGCGCGAAGAAAACGAGTGAAGGTACGCGATGTTCAGTCATGATGCGACTCTTTCGGTTCAGGTTCCAGCTCGGGTTCAGATGCAGTTTTCGATGCTGGTTCTCGAGTGGAAGCAGATCCTGGCGTAGGTACGGGCACAGTTTCCGGATCGACAGCCGCACTACTTTCCGTTCCCTCCAGCTTTGTGGTTTTCGGCGTTTCACGGTTCATCTGAGCTCGCGCCCAAGCGATAGTGTGTGGATGGATCACAAGTAGCCCCGCCAGTACTGGCACAGCGATAACCAGAACCGTGAACCCGGCAGTCAACGCAGGTACTGGGCCAGCTACTGCCATCCGTCCCGGACCGAGTGCACCGGTTGCCGTAAACGAGATAATCGATACGCCTAAGGAGCAGATAGCCATCGCAATTCCGGCATGCATCATGTGCTCCCCCAACGAAACCTGCTCGCGGAAAATGAATCGTCCAAGCACTATCCCGTAGCCGAGTGCCACAACAATGACCGCCACAAAAAGCCATATCAGCGAGCTTCCGGGCGCAGGCAACGCACCAAAAACTGGAATCGCAGGCAACGGACCGGCGTCTACCCCAAGGGTGGAAAAATTCGTTCCTTCACCAACTGCAAAGCCACTGCCTACAAGCCATGAATAGAACCAAACAACAAACGATGGCAGATAGAGTAACTGCAATAAGACAAGACCAATACTGCCGATAATTCCTGTGCGATAGTAGCTGTGCACATCGATAATCGCCGGAAAGCCGGTACCGAGCATCACCAACGTCGTCGTCACAGCAAGCGCTACTATTCCTACACCAAACCAGGTAAGATAGCGCGACGAATCAGCCACGTAACGCCACCACGGTAGCGGGTAAAGCAACTTTTCCCGGCCGGCCCACAACGCAGTTGCGCCAGCAATCAGAATTGCGCCGATCAGCGCAAACCACCAGTCTCCTGGTGCTCGTCCAACCAGAGCCAAGACGGCCACTACTGCCGGCCAGCTTAATGCGGCGGCCAGCGCATCCAGCCAGGTCGAGATTTCTCGAGTGCGCCATACCTGGTACGAAGCATAGCTGGCTAAGACCGTCAACGTCGTTGGCATGAACGTTATCGCTGCTTCACCGAGGGTAACGGAGCCACCAAAAATTGTGGTCCACCAGCCGGTGGCAAAGAACGCTGCATCTTGCCAAACAATATCTCCCATCATTTGTGCCGACGCGTTGAGCGTATAGAACACCATGACGGTGAGGAAGACCGCGAACCAGGTGAAAAATGGTGCAGAGATTCCGCCTCGGAAGATGTACCAATACCGTGAAAGATCAATGTGCGTATTCATTACTTCTCATCGTTGCGTGAATTGACGCCGAACGCACGGTATTGCGCTGGTGTGTTGCTTACGAATTTACGCTATAGGTGCGGAATTTGCGGGAAACGAGCGTGAAAATCAGCGAGGCTATGACGACGGCGAGACCACCAACCCATACCGTTGTTGCTGCTCCCAGTGGCTCTGCCACCAATCCATGCACCACGTCAGCCAGGCGCGGACCGCCAGCCACGACGACAACAAAGACGCCTTGGAGTCGACCGCGTACATGATCGTCGGCAGCAACGAGGAGTATTCCTTGCCGGAATGCCGACGATGCCATATCTGCTATTCCTCCGATCGCGAGGCTCATGCAGGCGATTGACAGCATCGTACGCGACGAGCCGTGGGCGACACTACTGGCAATCCCCAAGGCCATAATTGATAATCCCCAAATAAGAACCGACCAGATGACTGCCAATCCATATTTTTTCACTCGGCCGATCCAGCCACTAAACAATCCTCCGATGAGCACACCCACCGGCATTGCTGCGTACAAGAACGCGAACTCGTATCCGCCTTGAGTCGGACCGCCGAAGTTGATGTGCGCTATTTCCGGGAACAGTGCACGCGGCATTCCGAAAATCATGGCGATCAGATCGATCACGAAGCTGCCGAGTACGATGGGGTGCCCGGCGAGATACTGCAAACCGTCGATTACCGAGCGCAGACCTGGTGAGCCTTGTGGTTTATCTACCGGGAGTGCTGGCAAACGGTAGACCGCATAATAGGTGGCCAACAGTGTCAGTGCATCGATCGCATATAGATAGCTGTAGCCAAGCAGTGGGATGAGTGCGCCGGCGATGAGCGGCCCCGCGATTGCACCGCCAGCAAAAACGGTCATATTTAGTGCTGAAGCTGCCGGAATATGCTCAGCTGGCACAATCTTCGGCAAGATTGCGGTGCGGGCTGGTTGGTTAACGGCAAAGCATGCTTGTTGGAGGGAGAAGATTGAGAGCAGGAGCCAGACGTTATTGATAGCTAGGGCTGCTTGGAGCCAGAATAGTATCGAGGTGAGAATAAGGCCGGAGGTAGTGAATTCAAGGAGTTTTCGCCGGTCCATATGATCGGCGAGCGTGCCGCCCCACAATCCGAAGACTATCAACGGCACGAGCCCAAAAATACCGGTCAACCCAACCATGGCTGAGGACGTCGTTAAATCATAGATTTGTGCCGGAACTGCGACGACGGTGAGTTGAGCACCAATAACAGTAATAATGTTAGCGATCCATAACCTGCGAAAGTCGGGGCTTTGGAGCGGTCGTGTATCGGCAAAATATTTGCGTAACCGAGCCACTGGTCTTCCTTCCTGTCATGTTTTTCTGCATGTTAATTGTGCGCGATGTTTCAGTTCAACTATCGCCCACAGTGACACTGTTGCAATGAACAGACATATCAAGTGCGGACCCGAGGTATCTTATACCTCGGGTCCGCATGGCGGAAAGTAAGGGTGTCTTAGGTAATACGATGTCCGCTTGAGTTAGCTGTTACTGCTTGCCTTTGAGAATCTCGCGAGCAATGTTGGCGGCTTCCGTTGGAGTCTTGCCGACGCGGACGCCAACTGCTTCCAGAGCTTCTTTCTTCGCAGCCGCAGTGCCGGCCGATCCGGAGACGATTGCACCGGCGTGACCCATCGTCTTTCCTTCTGGTGCGGTGAATCCGGCAACGTAACCGACAACTGGCTTCGTAACGTGTTCTTTGATGAAGGCAGCGGCGCGCTCTTCGGCGTCGCCACCGATTTCACCAATCATGACGATGAGTTCAGTTTCGGGATCAGCTTCGAAGGCTTTGAGCGCATCGATGTGGGTGGTGCCGATGATCGGATCGCCACCGATACCGATACAGGTGGTGAAGCCGATATCTGCGAGTTCGAACATCATCTGGTAGGTCAAAGTACCGGACTTTGATACCAGTCCGATTCTGCCTGGGCCAGTAATATCTGGTGGTGTGATGCCGACGTTGGACTGGCCTGGGGTAATAATGCCTGGGCAGTTTGGTCCAATTAACCGCACGCCTTTTTCTTGTGCGTAGCCGAAGAACTCGGCGCTGTCTTTGACTGGTACGCCTTCGGTGATGACGACGACGAGGTCAAGATCTGCGTCGACTGCTTCGATAACTGCTGCCTTGGTGAAGGCTGGCGGAACGAAGATCACCGAGACGTTCGCACCGGTTGCTTCTTTGGCTTCTGCCACTGTGCCGTAGACAGGCACAGAAACTGTGCCTGCGGTGCGTTTGTCAGCATCGATACCGATAGGTTCGACG comes from the Arcanobacterium phocisimile genome and includes:
- the sucD gene encoding succinate--CoA ligase subunit alpha: MAIFLNKDSKIIVQGMTGSEGQKHTRRMLGAGTQIVAGTNPRKAGTSVEFDVEPIGIDADKRTAGTVSVPVYGTVAEAKEATGANVSVIFVPPAFTKAAVIEAVDADLDLVVVITEGVPVKDSAEFFGYAQEKGVRLIGPNCPGIITPGQSNVGITPPDITGPGRIGLVSKSGTLTYQMMFELADIGFTTCIGIGGDPIIGTTHIDALKAFEADPETELIVMIGEIGGDAEERAAAFIKEHVTKPVVGYVAGFTAPEGKTMGHAGAIVSGSAGTAAAKKEALEAVGVRVGKTPTEAANIAREILKGKQ